A genomic segment from Flavobacterium sp. 9R encodes:
- a CDS encoding aspartate-semialdehyde dehydrogenase: MRIAVVGATGMVGEIMLKVLAERNFPVTELIPVASEKSVGKEIEFNGKKYKVVGLQTAVDLKADIALFSAGGGTSLEWAPKFAAAGTTVIDNSSAWRMDPTKKLVVPEINANQLTKEDKIIANPNCSTIQMVLALAPLHQKYNIKRVIVSTYQSITGTGVKAVQQFENEVAGIEGEMVYKYKINRNCIPQCDSFEDNGYTKEEMKLVNETKKILSDDSIKVTATAVRVPVVGGHSEAVNVEFTNDFDVAEVRNILHHTDGVVVQDNLDTFTYPMPRYAEGKNEVFVGRIRRDESQDNTLNMWIVADNLRKGAATNTIQIAEYLIAANLV, encoded by the coding sequence ATGAGAATAGCAGTTGTAGGTGCTACCGGAATGGTAGGCGAAATCATGTTGAAAGTATTAGCAGAGCGTAATTTTCCAGTAACCGAGTTGATCCCTGTTGCTTCAGAAAAATCAGTAGGAAAAGAAATAGAATTCAACGGAAAAAAATATAAAGTAGTAGGATTGCAAACGGCAGTAGATTTAAAAGCAGATATTGCTTTGTTTTCTGCTGGAGGAGGAACTTCTTTGGAATGGGCTCCAAAATTCGCAGCTGCAGGCACTACTGTAATTGATAATTCTTCAGCTTGGAGAATGGATCCAACCAAAAAATTAGTGGTTCCAGAAATCAATGCCAACCAATTAACTAAAGAAGACAAAATCATTGCTAATCCAAATTGTTCAACTATCCAGATGGTATTGGCTTTGGCACCTTTACATCAAAAATACAACATTAAACGTGTTATTGTTTCTACCTATCAGTCTATCACTGGTACGGGTGTAAAAGCTGTACAACAATTCGAAAATGAAGTAGCTGGAATTGAAGGCGAAATGGTGTACAAATACAAAATTAATCGCAATTGTATTCCTCAATGTGATAGTTTCGAAGACAATGGTTATACCAAAGAAGAAATGAAATTGGTAAACGAAACCAAAAAAATCTTAAGCGACGATTCTATCAAAGTTACTGCAACTGCTGTTCGTGTACCAGTTGTTGGGGGACATAGCGAAGCGGTGAATGTTGAATTCACTAATGATTTTGATGTGGCTGAGGTGCGTAACATTTTACACCATACTGATGGAGTAGTGGTTCAAGACAACTTGGATACGTTTACTTATCCAATGCCTCGTTATGCTGAAGGAAAAAATGAAGTTTTTGTTGGTAGAATTCGTCGTGACGAAAGCCAAGACAATACTTTGAATATGTGGATTGTGGCTGATAACTTGAGAAAAGGAGCTGCGACGAACACCATTCAAATCG
- the mscL gene encoding large conductance mechanosensitive channel protein MscL: protein MGMISEFKDFIAKGNAMDLAVGVIIGGAFGAIVNSLVADVITPALLNPALKAAQVEDLAGLKTDGGILYGKFLAAIISFLVIAFVIFLMVKAINSMKKKEEVPAPAAPAGPTQEELLTQIRDLLKK from the coding sequence ATGGGAATGATTTCAGAATTTAAAGATTTTATTGCTAAAGGCAACGCGATGGATTTAGCAGTAGGAGTTATCATAGGTGGTGCTTTTGGTGCTATTGTTAATTCTTTGGTAGCAGATGTCATCACGCCAGCTTTGTTAAATCCAGCTTTAAAAGCAGCTCAAGTGGAAGATTTAGCCGGTCTAAAAACTGATGGAGGTATTTTGTACGGTAAATTTTTAGCAGCTATTATTAGTTTCTTGGTGATTGCTTTTGTTATTTTTTTGATGGTAAAAGCGATTAACAGTATGAAGAAAAAAGAAGAAGTTCCAGCTCCAGCAGCTCCAGCTGGTCCAACTCAAGAAGAATTATTGACTCAAATTAGAGATTTATTAAAGAAATAA
- a CDS encoding bifunctional UDP-N-acetylmuramoyl-tripeptide:D-alanyl-D-alanine ligase/alanine racemase has translation MNLTIATISKQINASFEGDASLLIDAISIDSRSLQNGPHTLFFALIGPNNDAHSYMIDLIQQGVTHFVVQYIPENCVGKAQFLVVQNTLTALQELASYHRSLFHFPVIGVTGSNGKTIVKEWLNFLLSPDYSIIRSPKSYNSQVGVPLSVLAIAKQHNFGIFEAGISTVNEMSHLEKIIQPTLGILTNIGSAHDEGFSSIGEKIKEKLQLFKHCDLLIYNKNKTIDAFLKPTLKTFSWSFKDPTANVFIQKSSILDKTKLHIQLESYAFDIIIPFQDDASIENAIHCLMVLLHLGYDRVTIEHRMYLLYPVEMRLKVKDGINSTTIIDDSYSSDFQSLKIALDFLESQKQYKKKTLILSDIFQSGLSNEELYSKVSQLVISNKINRVIGIGTTITAFKHKFVNCITYPTTADFLAQLDNATFGNETILIKGARSFHFEDIVLALEEKTHETVLEINLNAISHNLNFFRSKLQPSTKMMVMVKAFGYGNGGFEIAKLLEHHQVDYLGVAFADEGIALKTAGIHLPIMVLNPESTSFSAIIQHQLEPEIYSLKGLRSFLKIAEQKKLKHFPIHIKLDTGMHRLGFEKDTIEELITILKGNTLVSVKSILSHLATSDDLNHQAFVESQIELFENLSSRLMAELNIQPIRHILNTSGISNFPKAQYDMVRLGIGLYGVSNDAEEQKELENVSTLKSVISQIRTIPAGDSVGYGRRFMAEKSTKVATIPIGYADGIARLWGNGVGYVSIHHQKATIIGSVCMDMLMVDVTAIDCQEGDAVIIFGESPTVMEMAEKLHTIPYEILTSISQRVKRVFYRE, from the coding sequence ATGAATCTTACAATTGCTACGATTTCAAAACAAATAAATGCCTCGTTCGAAGGTGATGCTTCCTTACTTATTGATGCTATTTCTATCGATAGCCGTTCCTTACAAAACGGACCGCATACTTTGTTTTTTGCTTTAATTGGTCCCAATAACGATGCGCATTCGTATATGATTGATTTAATCCAGCAAGGCGTTACTCATTTTGTAGTGCAGTACATTCCTGAGAATTGTGTAGGAAAAGCTCAATTTTTGGTAGTTCAAAATACTTTAACGGCCTTACAAGAATTGGCGAGTTATCATCGTAGTTTGTTCCATTTTCCAGTAATAGGAGTCACGGGTAGTAATGGGAAAACCATTGTAAAAGAATGGCTCAATTTCTTGCTAAGTCCCGATTATTCTATCATTCGTAGTCCCAAAAGTTACAATTCACAAGTAGGCGTTCCTTTGTCTGTGTTGGCGATTGCCAAGCAACATAATTTCGGAATTTTCGAAGCTGGAATTTCTACGGTAAATGAGATGTCACATTTAGAAAAAATCATTCAGCCCACGCTTGGGATTTTGACAAATATTGGTTCGGCTCACGACGAAGGGTTTTCTTCTATTGGTGAAAAAATTAAAGAAAAATTACAGCTTTTTAAACACTGTGATTTGTTGATTTATAATAAAAATAAAACCATCGATGCGTTTTTGAAACCGACATTGAAAACCTTTTCTTGGAGTTTCAAAGACCCTACTGCAAATGTTTTTATTCAAAAATCAAGCATTTTAGATAAAACCAAACTGCATATTCAATTAGAATCGTATGCTTTTGATATCATCATTCCTTTTCAAGATGATGCTTCTATCGAAAATGCGATTCATTGTTTGATGGTTCTCTTGCATTTGGGTTATGATAGGGTAACTATCGAACATCGAATGTATTTGTTGTATCCTGTCGAAATGCGACTAAAGGTCAAAGACGGTATCAATAGTACCACAATCATAGATGATAGTTACAGTTCCGATTTTCAGTCTTTAAAAATTGCGTTGGATTTCTTAGAAAGTCAAAAACAGTACAAGAAAAAAACATTGATTTTGTCGGATATTTTTCAAAGCGGATTGTCGAACGAAGAGTTATATTCCAAAGTTTCGCAGCTTGTTATTTCGAACAAAATCAATCGTGTAATTGGCATCGGAACGACCATAACCGCTTTTAAACACAAATTTGTCAATTGCATTACGTATCCTACTACAGCCGATTTTTTAGCTCAGTTGGACAATGCTACTTTTGGCAATGAAACGATTTTAATCAAAGGCGCACGTAGTTTTCATTTCGAAGATATTGTTTTGGCACTCGAGGAGAAAACACACGAAACGGTTTTAGAAATCAACCTCAATGCCATTAGTCACAATCTTAATTTCTTCCGTTCTAAGTTACAACCGTCTACCAAAATGATGGTTATGGTCAAAGCATTTGGATACGGAAATGGAGGTTTTGAAATTGCCAAATTATTAGAACACCACCAAGTAGATTATTTAGGCGTGGCTTTTGCCGATGAGGGAATTGCCTTGAAAACAGCAGGAATTCATCTGCCGATTATGGTATTGAATCCTGAGTCGACGAGTTTTTCTGCGATAATTCAACATCAATTAGAACCCGAAATTTATAGTTTGAAAGGCTTGCGTTCCTTTTTGAAAATTGCCGAACAAAAGAAACTAAAGCACTTTCCGATTCATATCAAACTCGATACGGGTATGCACCGATTGGGCTTTGAGAAAGATACCATCGAGGAATTAATCACGATTCTCAAAGGGAATACATTAGTTTCTGTAAAAAGTATATTGTCGCATTTGGCAACCAGTGATGACCTAAATCATCAAGCTTTTGTTGAATCCCAAATTGAGTTGTTCGAAAATTTATCCAGCCGATTGATGGCGGAGTTGAATATTCAGCCCATTCGTCATATTTTGAATACTTCGGGGATTAGTAATTTTCCGAAAGCGCAATACGATATGGTACGTTTAGGCATTGGTTTGTATGGTGTTTCTAATGATGCCGAAGAACAAAAAGAATTAGAAAATGTGAGTACACTCAAATCGGTTATCTCACAAATCCGAACGATTCCAGCAGGGGATTCTGTAGGATATGGTCGTCGTTTTATGGCTGAGAAATCTACCAAAGTGGCTACAATTCCTATTGGCTATGCCGACGGAATAGCACGACTTTGGGGAAATGGAGTAGGGTATGTGTCGATTCATCATCAAAAAGCAACCATTATCGGAAGCGTTTGTATGGATATGTTAATGGTAGATGTTACGGCTATTGATTGTCAAGAAGGCGATGCTGTAATCATTTTTGGCGAAAGCCCAACTGTAATGGAAATGGCCGAAAAGCTGCATACGATTCCCTACGAGATCTTGACTAGTATTTCCCAACGCGTTAAAAGGGTGTTTTACAGAGAATAA
- a CDS encoding porin family protein: protein MRVFIFLFVFLSGSLAFAQDVTGNEEKPRVKIDSLYREDQFYIGITYNTMVNGPKDYSKDKISTGFTGGFLRDMPVNKNRTYAIAAGLGLTYNNYNHNFGVSGTNQSPNYAILGDGTYSTNRFTTLTADLPIEFRWRASTFESTKFWRIYAGFKFSYLLYDRNVYDATLANIIIRNNTDLNKLGYGVYLASGYNTLNVYVHYGVNSLFKSGQVGTEKVQLRSLNLGLIFYIL, encoded by the coding sequence ATGCGCGTTTTTATCTTTCTTTTTGTTTTTTTATCTGGGAGTTTGGCTTTTGCTCAAGATGTGACTGGTAATGAAGAAAAACCTAGGGTCAAAATAGATTCTTTGTATCGAGAGGACCAGTTTTACATTGGAATTACGTACAATACTATGGTCAATGGTCCAAAAGATTATTCAAAAGATAAAATATCTACAGGTTTTACGGGCGGTTTTTTACGCGATATGCCTGTAAACAAAAACAGGACTTATGCTATTGCTGCAGGACTTGGATTGACCTACAATAATTACAATCATAACTTTGGAGTGTCTGGCACCAATCAATCACCCAATTATGCTATTTTGGGAGACGGAACTTATAGCACAAACCGATTCACAACGCTTACTGCCGATTTACCTATTGAGTTCAGGTGGCGCGCTTCTACCTTTGAAAGCACCAAGTTTTGGCGCATTTACGCAGGTTTTAAATTCAGTTATTTGCTGTATGACCGTAATGTTTATGATGCCACACTAGCCAATATAATTATCCGAAACAATACCGATTTGAATAAATTGGGCTATGGAGTCTACTTGGCATCGGGTTACAATACCTTAAATGTTTATGTGCATTATGGCGTAAATTCCTTATTTAAATCAGGACAAGTTGGTACTGAAAAAGTACAACTACGAAGTCTTAATCTTGGGTTGATTTTTTACATTTTATAA
- a CDS encoding TIGR01212 family radical SAM protein (This family includes YhcC from E. coli K-12, an uncharacterized radical SAM protein.), with amino-acid sequence MGTNGKADRKGYNNYGTFLRDKYNGQKVYKVIVDAGFSCPNRDGSKGFGGCTYCNTDSFTPELSRKLPSITEQVLQGIERAKKAYKAERFIIYFQPNTNTYGTVEYLKKCYDEALAVAPDVIVGLSVGTRPDCLDADKVALLESYYDRWDVDVEMGMESIYDTTLQQINRGCSHQEFVDAVALFANSPIDLCIHTVFGFPGETNEMMLQYVHEINRFPQIKFVKFHHLHIVEGSILGVHYKRNPFPLFTLEEYTNLLCQLIPLLRPDIIIQRLFGISDWDLLIAPNWGLKKTLIQNYMDKEIANRNIIQGAAYDFQNQ; translated from the coding sequence ATGGGAACAAATGGTAAAGCTGATAGAAAAGGCTATAACAATTATGGTACTTTTCTACGGGATAAATACAACGGACAAAAGGTATACAAAGTAATTGTAGACGCTGGTTTTAGTTGCCCAAACCGAGATGGAAGCAAAGGGTTTGGAGGTTGTACCTATTGCAACACCGATTCATTTACCCCAGAGCTTTCCCGTAAATTACCCAGCATTACAGAGCAAGTGCTACAAGGCATAGAACGAGCCAAAAAAGCCTATAAAGCCGAACGATTTATCATTTACTTTCAGCCCAATACCAATACGTATGGGACGGTGGAGTATTTGAAAAAATGCTATGACGAAGCCTTAGCTGTTGCGCCTGATGTGATAGTTGGGTTGTCGGTAGGAACTCGTCCAGATTGTCTCGATGCTGATAAAGTTGCCTTGCTAGAATCGTATTATGACCGATGGGATGTAGATGTCGAAATGGGAATGGAGTCCATATATGATACCACTTTGCAGCAAATCAACAGAGGATGTTCTCATCAAGAATTTGTTGATGCCGTAGCGCTTTTTGCTAATAGTCCTATTGATTTGTGTATACATACTGTGTTTGGTTTTCCCGGAGAAACAAACGAAATGATGTTGCAATATGTTCACGAAATTAATCGGTTTCCTCAAATAAAATTTGTCAAATTCCATCATCTGCATATCGTAGAAGGTTCTATTCTTGGTGTGCATTACAAACGAAATCCCTTTCCTCTCTTTACTTTAGAAGAATATACTAATTTACTGTGTCAATTGATTCCATTGTTGCGACCCGATATCATCATTCAGCGCTTGTTTGGTATTTCAGATTGGGATTTGCTTATCGCCCCGAATTGGGGACTAAAGAAAACATTGATTCAAAATTATATGGATAAGGAGATTGCTAATCGAAATATAATTCAAGGCGCTGCGTATGATTTTCAAAACCAATAG
- a CDS encoding asparaginase has product MHSNTKILLIYTGGTIGMQKDFETGALKAFNFSKLLQRVPELKLLDCAIETISFENPIDSSNISPASWVAIAEVIEQNYAAFDGFVVLHGSDTMSYSASALSFMLENLGKPVIFTGSQLPIGDLRTDAKENLITAIQIASLQENGKPVITEVGLYFEYKLYRGNRTTKISAEHFNAFTSPNYPFLIESGVHLKVNKDLLLSLDENQPLCVHKVFDNNVVIIKMFPGINQKVLETLVHIPDLKGIVLETYGSGNAPTEEWFIELLQQAIISGIHIINVTQCSGGSVNMGKYETSSELKKIGVISGKNCTTEAAITKLMHLLGQNIPDSDFKNTFENAIRGEMG; this is encoded by the coding sequence ATGCACTCTAATACCAAAATACTTTTGATTTATACCGGTGGAACGATTGGTATGCAAAAGGATTTTGAGACAGGTGCGCTCAAAGCCTTCAATTTTAGTAAGCTTTTGCAACGCGTTCCAGAATTGAAATTATTGGATTGTGCTATTGAAACTATTTCTTTTGAAAATCCTATCGACTCATCAAATATAAGTCCTGCAAGCTGGGTAGCAATAGCCGAAGTCATCGAGCAAAACTATGCTGCTTTTGATGGTTTTGTGGTATTACACGGCTCAGATACAATGTCGTATTCTGCCTCGGCATTGAGTTTTATGTTGGAGAATTTAGGGAAACCAGTGATTTTTACTGGCTCTCAATTACCTATTGGAGATTTGAGAACCGATGCTAAAGAAAACTTGATTACCGCTATACAAATTGCATCCTTGCAAGAAAATGGGAAGCCAGTGATTACAGAAGTCGGTTTGTATTTTGAATACAAATTGTACCGTGGTAATCGTACAACGAAGATTAGTGCTGAGCATTTTAATGCATTTACTTCACCTAATTATCCTTTCTTAATTGAATCAGGAGTGCATTTAAAGGTCAACAAAGATTTATTGTTGTCTTTGGATGAAAACCAACCTTTGTGCGTTCATAAGGTGTTTGATAACAATGTGGTGATTATAAAAATGTTTCCGGGTATCAATCAAAAAGTATTGGAAACATTGGTACATATTCCTGATTTAAAAGGTATTGTTCTGGAGACCTATGGTTCTGGAAATGCGCCTACAGAGGAATGGTTTATTGAGTTACTACAACAAGCTATTATTTCGGGTATACATATTATCAACGTTACACAATGTTCTGGTGGAAGTGTCAATATGGGGAAATACGAAACGAGTTCAGAGCTGAAAAAGATTGGCGTTATTTCTGGAAAAAACTGTACGACAGAGGCAGCCATTACTAAGTTAATGCATCTTTTGGGGCAGAACATTCCAGATTCTGATTTTAAAAATACCTTCGAAAATGCAATACGAGGAGAAATGGGATAA
- a CDS encoding 1-acyl-sn-glycerol-3-phosphate acyltransferase, producing the protein MQKFDSIRPFYDTEVNDALSDVIQHPMMKALMNFSFPEVADEVWKEQLKRTHSIRDFQCNFIYQSARKILEKSSEGLTTSGFEHLEKNTSYLFISNHRDILLDTTLLNATLFEHGLVMTASAIGDNLVKKSFLKILAKLNRNFLVLRGLSPREMLQSSKLLSEYMKQLLLHENRSVWIAQREGRTKDGNDATNPGVLKMLGMASEDKNVMEYFKKIKIVPVSISYEYDPTDVLKMPQLMAEANNEIYVKEKNEDFQNILSGVLGQKKRIHIHIGKVIDSEIDTIVANEENANKQVLALAQTIDDAILTNYKLWPTNFIAYDILHKTNQYSHLYTENEKSLFERRLEMRIDHDNPVLLEGFLSMYSNPVVNKLKYTDAL; encoded by the coding sequence ATGCAAAAATTTGACTCCATTCGGCCATTTTATGATACCGAAGTAAACGATGCGCTATCCGATGTGATTCAGCATCCGATGATGAAAGCATTAATGAATTTTTCTTTCCCTGAAGTAGCAGATGAGGTTTGGAAGGAACAACTCAAGAGAACCCACTCTATTCGTGATTTTCAGTGCAATTTTATCTATCAATCGGCACGCAAAATTTTAGAGAAAAGCTCTGAAGGATTGACTACATCTGGATTTGAGCATTTAGAAAAAAACACCTCTTATTTATTTATTTCCAATCACCGAGATATTTTATTAGATACCACCTTGCTCAACGCTACTTTGTTCGAACACGGATTGGTGATGACGGCTTCGGCCATTGGAGATAATTTGGTTAAGAAATCGTTCCTAAAAATATTAGCCAAACTCAATAGAAATTTCTTGGTACTTCGTGGGCTTTCGCCAAGAGAAATGCTGCAAAGTTCTAAGTTGCTTTCTGAATATATGAAGCAGTTGTTGTTGCACGAAAATCGTTCGGTTTGGATTGCGCAACGTGAAGGAAGAACCAAAGACGGAAATGATGCCACCAATCCTGGGGTTTTGAAAATGTTGGGAATGGCTTCGGAGGATAAAAACGTAATGGAGTATTTTAAGAAAATTAAAATTGTTCCTGTTTCTATTTCGTATGAATACGACCCAACCGATGTCCTAAAAATGCCACAATTGATGGCAGAAGCGAATAATGAAATCTATGTTAAAGAGAAAAACGAAGATTTTCAGAATATTTTGAGTGGCGTTTTAGGGCAAAAAAAGCGCATTCATATTCATATTGGAAAAGTTATTGATTCCGAAATTGATACTATTGTAGCCAATGAGGAAAATGCCAACAAGCAAGTATTAGCCTTGGCACAAACCATAGACGATGCAATTTTGACGAACTATAAATTATGGCCAACGAATTTTATCGCTTACGATATTTTGCATAAAACGAATCAATATTCACATTTGTACACGGAGAATGAGAAATCGTTATTCGAGCGTCGTTTAGAAATGCGAATCGACCACGATAATCCAGTTCTTTTAGAGGGCTTTTTATCAATGTATTCAAATCCAGTAGTTAATAAATTAAAATATACCGATGCACTCTAA
- a CDS encoding TatD family hydrolase, whose product MILTDTHTHLYSEEFEQDRGEMIQRAIKAGVSRFFIPAIDSTCTQAMYDLEQDFPENVFLMMGLHPTYVKDNYQEELAHVASELAKRKFYAIGEIGIDLYWDKTHLKEQQIAFRQQIQWAKQYKLPIVIHCREAFDEIFEILEEEKSPELFGIFHCFSGTYEQALQAISYNMLLGIGGVVTFKNGKIDQFLDRIDLQHIVLETDSPYLAPIPFRGKRNESSYVVNVAAKLAEIYNLSVTEIAQITTENSKRVFGI is encoded by the coding sequence ATGATACTTACCGATACGCATACCCATTTATATTCTGAAGAATTTGAACAAGACCGAGGCGAAATGATACAACGTGCCATCAAAGCTGGCGTTTCTCGCTTTTTTATTCCAGCTATCGACTCGACTTGTACACAAGCTATGTATGATTTGGAACAGGATTTTCCTGAAAATGTTTTTTTGATGATGGGCTTGCATCCAACTTATGTGAAAGACAATTACCAAGAGGAATTGGCGCACGTAGCCTCAGAACTAGCCAAGCGTAAGTTCTACGCCATTGGTGAAATAGGCATTGATTTGTATTGGGACAAAACACATCTTAAGGAACAACAAATTGCTTTTAGACAACAAATTCAGTGGGCTAAGCAATACAAATTGCCCATAGTGATTCACTGTCGTGAGGCTTTTGATGAAATTTTCGAAATTTTAGAAGAAGAGAAAAGTCCAGAATTATTTGGAATTTTTCACTGTTTTTCGGGAACCTATGAGCAAGCACTTCAGGCCATTTCTTATAATATGTTGTTGGGAATTGGTGGTGTAGTAACGTTTAAAAACGGAAAAATTGACCAGTTTCTAGACCGCATTGATTTACAACACATCGTTCTCGAAACCGATTCGCCTTATTTGGCTCCGATTCCCTTTCGTGGCAAGCGAAACGAAAGCAGTTATGTGGTGAATGTAGCGGCAAAGTTGGCTGAAATTTATAACTTGAGTGTAACCGAAATTGCTCAGATTACAACAGAAAATTCGAAACGGGTATTTGGGATTTAA
- a CDS encoding retropepsin-like aspartic protease, translated as MENLHAILQTENYQKIRFKIIKTQHLLVKAKINGIAGNFILDTGASSSCVGFEGIDFFQLKAKKSKTKAAGAGATGMLTQLSTDNKLQLGRWKNDDAALVIFDLSHVNEALTQHKAKAVHGIIGADILLKGKGIIDYYNHYLYLKQDF; from the coding sequence ATGGAAAATCTACACGCAATCTTACAAACCGAAAACTACCAAAAAATCCGATTCAAAATCATCAAAACGCAGCATTTATTGGTCAAAGCCAAAATCAATGGCATTGCGGGCAATTTCATACTCGACACAGGTGCTTCAAGCAGTTGCGTGGGTTTTGAAGGCATCGATTTCTTTCAGTTAAAGGCCAAAAAATCCAAAACCAAAGCTGCAGGTGCAGGCGCCACTGGAATGCTAACCCAACTTTCTACCGACAACAAGCTACAATTAGGCCGCTGGAAAAATGATGATGCCGCACTGGTGATTTTCGACTTATCGCACGTCAACGAAGCGCTCACCCAACACAAAGCCAAAGCCGTTCACGGCATTATTGGCGCCGATATTCTACTAAAAGGCAAGGGAATTATTGATTACTACAATCATTATTTGTATTTGAAACAGGATTTTTAG
- the odhB gene encoding 2-oxoglutarate dehydrogenase complex dihydrolipoyllysine-residue succinyltransferase — MILEMKVPSPGESIKEVEIATWLVKDGDYVEKDQAIAEVDSDKATLELPAEASGVITLKAEEGDAVAVGAIVCLIDTGAAKPSGAAPVAAAPVAEAPKAEVKVEAPKAAPAAPSYAAGTPSPAARKILDEKNIAPETIVGTGKAGRITKEDAVNAVPSMGTPTGGSRGVERTKLSMLRRKVSERLVAAKNDTAMLTTFNEVNMTPINNLRNEYKDAFKAKHGGVSLGYMSFFTKAVTRALQLYPDVNSMMDGDYKVAYDFCDISIAVSGPKGLMVPVVRNAENLTFRGVEAEIKRLALRARDGQITVDDMTGGTFTITNGGVFGSMLSTPIINPPQSGILGMHNIIERPIAVNGKVEIHPMMYVALSYDHRIIDGRESVGFLVAVKEALENPVELLCDNNPKKAFEL; from the coding sequence ATGATTTTAGAAATGAAAGTCCCATCACCAGGGGAATCCATCAAAGAAGTAGAAATAGCCACTTGGTTGGTAAAAGATGGTGATTATGTAGAGAAAGATCAAGCGATTGCTGAAGTAGATTCAGATAAAGCTACCTTAGAGTTGCCAGCAGAAGCAAGCGGTGTAATTACCCTAAAAGCTGAAGAAGGTGATGCAGTAGCAGTAGGCGCTATTGTTTGTTTAATTGATACTGGAGCAGCAAAACCATCAGGTGCAGCACCTGTGGCAGCAGCACCAGTAGCCGAAGCTCCAAAAGCAGAGGTAAAAGTTGAAGCTCCAAAAGCAGCTCCAGCAGCTCCAAGTTATGCAGCAGGCACTCCATCGCCAGCCGCTAGAAAAATATTAGACGAAAAAAATATAGCTCCAGAAACCATTGTTGGAACTGGGAAAGCAGGAAGAATCACTAAAGAAGATGCAGTTAATGCAGTACCATCTATGGGAACTCCAACAGGAGGTTCTCGTGGTGTAGAGCGTACCAAATTATCTATGTTGCGTCGTAAAGTATCTGAGCGATTAGTAGCTGCCAAAAACGATACGGCAATGTTGACTACTTTCAACGAAGTAAACATGACGCCTATCAACAACTTGCGTAACGAGTACAAAGATGCTTTCAAAGCAAAACACGGTGGGGTAAGTTTAGGCTATATGTCTTTCTTTACCAAAGCGGTAACTAGAGCGTTGCAATTGTATCCAGACGTCAACTCAATGATGGATGGCGATTACAAAGTGGCCTATGATTTCTGTGATATCTCAATCGCTGTTTCTGGACCAAAAGGTTTAATGGTACCAGTAGTTCGTAATGCAGAAAACTTGACGTTCCGTGGAGTTGAAGCCGAAATCAAACGCTTGGCCTTGAGAGCACGCGACGGACAAATTACTGTAGATGATATGACAGGAGGAACCTTTACCATTACTAATGGTGGTGTTTTTGGTTCAATGTTGTCAACTCCAATTATCAACCCTCCACAGTCAGGAATCTTGGGAATGCACAACATTATCGAGCGTCCAATTGCTGTAAACGGTAAAGTTGAAATTCACCCAATGATGTACGTAGCCCTTTCTTATGACCACCGAATCATCGACGGACGTGAGTCAGTTGGTTTCTTGGTAGCAGTGAAAGAAGCACTAGAAAATCCAGTGGAATTGCTTTGCGATAACAATCCTAAAAAAGCATTTGAGTTGTAG